TTGAGGTGATGCAAGCAGAAAGCAGTACTACACTGATTATATGCAGGTTTCTGCCTTTCTTTCAGCAGCTAAGAGAATCATCCATCTGTATTAATGAGCACAAAGGCATTCTCCATAATTCTCCATCAAGCAGAATGTTTTGATGTATGCACTGAACACCACCACACCAATTATGATCACAGATGATCATCAGTGCCAAGCTATATATATTTTTCAGAAAGTGAGTACATAGGGAATAAAATTCCAGCAAAGATTTCAAATGCTAGGAGTAATGCACTACCCCTTTTAACACCTGCTGCACATTGCATTTCACAAATTCTttattttctgcaggtacaaaTCACTGACCATCAGGGAGTATAAATAGCCAGCCTACACTTGAGGCAAGCAAAGCCATTCAAGCAGTCCTTGTCAGACATAGCATTATTGAACCCATGCACTGGTGACTTTGGAACCCTTTTTCAGTGAAACAGAACACAGCAGCAGGGAGCTAATAACCATTTCAGACCTGCAGGATAAGGATCAAGAGGCATATGCACACACAAGTGTCATCTGAATGGCTTGACATCATGTTCATTACACACATGTGAAACTAAAACTGAAACTAAAACTCAATGACCATGCTGTTCAACTAATCCTAGCCATGCCTTTTATAGGCTACCAATGAACAGCATGGACCAGCCACATTTTCATGATGGCCCAAAtaatttcagaattcagatttcAGCCACATTTCAGAATTCAGAATTCAAACATGAATACAATAAAACATTTGTCCCTGATTCTGCTGTGAACAGGCATTCACAACTAAATGTCTGAACTGATCAAGTGAATGCTCTGTCAAAAATAGTGACTGAATCAATTTTCAGTAAAACTCAAactgagagaaaaaaaaaagtagttaGTATTCCAACAGAATCCTGTACTAGCTATCCTCCACCTCGAGCATTTAAGTTATTAAGTCAACGGCTGCTTCTTCCTCCACATCTGAGCAATATAGGGAGTGTCGACAACGCAATGAGCACCGGCATGTTCAATTGGTCAATTGCCAATGGCATGCTCATCACGAACTGGAAtcaagcagagcagagcagttGTACATACCAGTAGAAACTGAAAATAAGTAAATTGCAGCGCCGCACATTTAAAATTGGATCCATAAAACCCTGATTTTGGGCGTTACCTTCTTCAATCTCTGCCTTGTTGCAGGAGCCGCCCGTGCGAATCACGAGCAGCAGCGTGGCGACGGGGCTGACCGCCGACGAACACCAAGGCGAGGAAGGCGGCAGCGTTGTCCTTGGACGCCGCGGCGACCACGGGGCAGCAAGCGCCAGCGCCGCAGGCCAAGTGTCCAATTTCCGTGGCCGGCcatgacggcggcgccggccatgggATCGAGCAGGTAAACCCTAGGTTCTCGAAGCTTGTCTGCTTCAGTTCTCTCTGTGAAACAACAGGCGAGGCGGAAGTGCTTGAGCTGGGGGGAATGAGGATTGAGGAGTGGGTTGGATTGGCGACGAACACGGGATGGGCTTCTGCGGAAGCCAACTCGAATTTCCTCTAGTGCTTGCAGCCAATCCGAATTTCATCTACTCCAATCTGAAGAAAAATTCACATCACCGACACGAAATTTGCCGGGAGAAAAAGCTGGCGAGCGCGTCAAGCTTACGCGCCTCGACGGCGTGTCGGACTCGGGGCTCCGACAGCTCCCAGCGGCCATCATAAATCCAGCGCCCTGACACCTTCTCGCCATCTCGCCATCTCTCGCTCCCTTCTCGCCGTCTCTTGCATCAGATCCATCCAGACACCAACTCGATCTCGCGTTAGCCGGCGGCATGGCGCTCCGCCGCTCCAAGCCCTTCCTGGCGGCGTTCCCGCTCATCGACGCCGCCATCGAGGCCGCCGACGCTGGCGGCAGCCTCTGCCGCGACGAGTTCCGGAGCGCCAGGGCCCGGATCGTCGAGCTGCTCTGCGACGCCGCGAACGACGATGAAAAGGTGGAGGGCTTCTGCGAGATGCTGGACGAGGCCATGGCGGGGTCGCTTGCCACGCTCCGGGCCGTGCCCCCTGAGAAAATCGCGCTGGCGTCCGGCGATCTGGTCGGCGCTGTCGGCGCGCTGATGAAGGACCACCCGTCGGAGCGGGTCCGCGAGCTCGCGCGCGACGTCGTGCGCGGGTGGAGGGCGGGCGTCAAGGCCGAGCTCGCCAGGGCCAGGGCCGCCATGGACGTGCTGGACGCCCTCTCATCAtctactccgccgccgccgccggtcaagGACGACACCAAGACGACAAAGAAGGAAGGGAAGATACCGGAGGAGCAGCCTCGTCCAAGGAAGACACCCGCCGCCATCACCAGAAGCCATCCCAGCACGGCGGAGTCCAAGAAGGGGGCTCCGATCGCCAGCGCCAGCAAAGCCAGGCCGTCAGCGAACATCGGAGTTGCAGCCGTTATCCCTGCGCAGCCGAAGAAGACGCCGCGTGTCATCGTTAGCAGCAGCGCCaccgaggaggagaagaagatggaGGCCACGAAGCGCAAGCTCCACGAGCGGTACCAGGAGGCCGAGAACGCGAAGCGGCAGCGCAAGATACAGTGGATCGAGccacgaccgccgccgccggggatgaAGAAGGGCCTAATGCAGCGCAACGCGGACACGGCACGCTGCGCGGCTGCGAGGTGCTTGGTCAAGTCTAGGCGTCTAGCTCgcttgggatgagggttttgtCAGGGTTTTGTCAGTTGTGCAATATGCAACACATCTGCAGGAGCAGAGGCAGAGCACCGGCGTGGTGTTCTCCAACAATTATTGCTACAGATAGTCCAGCTCAATCTGTACATGTAAACTGAATTGATGCACCTGCGCTCTGCAGTAAATTTTGTTGATTTCGTAAAGCTGCATCCACATGAACTGCTGTTGTTAGTTTCGTTAAGTTCGTCAGCTGCACGAGCCGAGTCAGACGACTGGACAGTTACGGCTGTTTTTTTCCCTCTATTTTTTGTGAGCTTTAGACATTCCGAACGTTGATTAGCCATGCTAAAGAGCTGGACTTGCATGGCATTGAACTTTCTCCATACGTTAGACTATCAGCCAGTTCAACAAGCTCTCGCTTCAGGTTCAGGACCCAAAACAGCAGATACAGTCACAGTGTCACAAGTCTTTTGCAAGCACAATTTGACAGTGATCAGAAAAtgcactcatgatcttgaaccaAACGTTTCTGGCTTTCTGCAGCAAACATGTCTTGCCACTCAGGATTAAGCCATTTAGGCAGGAAAGAATCTACCAAGCAAGTCTTTTGCTTAGGCTTGTCAAAAGGTATTATTTGTCACACAATGTTGCACCGTCAAAAGTTCAGAGTAAATGGCCGAAGGTGATGGCTATGCTACAACACCTTACTCGGAATACTTATCATTCGGTGCAAAAAGCCAAGTCATTCAACAGCATAGCTATTTTCTGCAGCAGCTGAAAACTGAGCAAGTGCCAGTGTTTAAAAATTAGCTGTCACAGAGAATATTTCCATTGAACCTTAATGGGCAGGCGCCACAGGTTTTAAAAGGGCTGGGTGGCTGGCCATTGGGTGTTACTGCACAGCCACAAGTCCTTGTTGCCCTGTATCCCCTGTTTtttatatatagtatataaaCTTAATTGAtgcatttttattttgttcatgaacaacaTAGCAGTAAAACGAAAAAGGTGCATCTTACTCCTCTCAACAAGTCACTTTATCCACTTAACCCCCAAAAGAAAATTTAAGCTCAATTTACTTCCCCAAACTATTTTAATTGGTCCAATCTACCCCCTActgaaatttcttttttttttatttcttcactTACAAGTGGAATTTTAGCTTCAAATTTTGCAATGTGACTTGTAATATAATGCCCTATGCTAAGAGATACATTATAATTTTTTCATGCAGAATTGTATCTCTGTGATAAATTTCCTGTTAAATATTTCCAACTTATGAAAGTAATCATGAAAAAAAcatgtatttttttaaatagaGCATCATGTTCTCTATCCActcacaaaatttgaaattaaaactcAATTTGTAtgcaaaaaaagagaaatattaTTAGGGGGTAGATTGGACTAATTGGAATTGTTGGGGAAGTAAATTAAGCCTAAATTTTGTTTAGGGGGTAAATGGACAAATTGAATTGTTGAGGGGAataaaatggactttttccagTAAAACAATCCCAATATTAGCCATATCTACCTGCCTACTTGTCTATGGTGGTGCTATGCCAGCATATCATTGCATTTTTGTAGAAGTGGTTGTCAAAACATAATTTTTTAGCAGTAGGAGATTGTTTCATCTTTCACAGATTTTTACCTGTTTCTTTTATTTCTCTCATGTCAACTTTCAAGTATTAAACAATATAAATTGGTAGATGAACTTGACAAATTAGTAGATAAACTTATCGATAGTTTCATAACATTATTTGTTGTAAAAAGATACGGCCATTATTTAGAAAAGCTATATATGGAATGTTAAGAAGTTGATTTGTGATATATATATTCTATAAGGAACATGgtcccattaggccattgtttgtgattctGGTGATGGAGTGACAACATAATTAAtaggactaacaagtttgtgagatcatatttgtagTTTTCTGGGTTCCATGAATGAAATCCAATGTGTCCAATTCTCTATAGAGATGTGTTCAATTCACCGTACAGACGGATTCGACAAGCACAGCAAACTCAAATAgcaccagtttaaccgatgacGCTGCACCGGCCTAATCAATAGTCATCGGATAAACCGACGCACAAGCATTGGTGCATTGGACAGAGCGCATGAATACCAAGTCAAGAAATCTCAGTGGCACTGGCTGAACCGACGGTCGAGAAatgggcatcggtgcattcgtcGGGGCATTGTCCAAAGACGATGTTTAGGAGGAACCAAAACCCCTttcagcaccagttgaaccgacgcaccATCGGAataaggcatcggtgcaatgatgtCAGCGCTGCAGGAAAGTCAACGTAGATCTCTTCAGCATCAGTTGAACCAACGGGTCATCGatgcattgcatcggttaaaccgatgggtgcTGAGTCAGCAGCAGGTAGCGTGTTAGAAGCGCAGTGGCTAGTTTCAGGCTAAGAGAGACTAGTTAAACCGACGCCCCCTCATCGGTTGAACTGACGGTGTTCGCAGAAATGCCCCTACGGCTACAAACAGCTACTTCTAGTTTGTGAGATATATATATGGCTTCCCCTggccattttggagttgctggagttcCTAGAAGTCACACTCACACCCAAGAACCTCTCCAATCCATCCAAGTACTTAGTGAccaaatctttagtccttagcacaccttcgagagtgttagtgctaggttagctcttgagtgagtgagagagcaaggtgttgctGCCTTGTgcgtggttctagagtgaaccaacattGTATCTTGATGTgtcggccatccttggagtcttggtggctcgccagcacgtcttcgaccctccggcttgatgtggagcggcgtcgacgactttGTGTGGGTGACGTGGAGAcctccatcctttgtggagaagctccttagtggaaatcaggatcaaggtgaccgtggtaaCTCGGTGTccccggaagagacttgattgcctgGAAGAGATACTCTTCATGAGTGCTTCGACAACGTCGAATAagggtgcctttgtggctaaccagaccatgggataaatcctcgtgcccagagtttgcttcctctcatccctcctttatgtttccgcatttcatactatcaatctttgtgtgcctttactttcatagagtagtatcttgataggattagctataggttgctaaattattttgggatgggagtttcacactagttgaaccgtagttgcacatttagatagcaTGTTTCAGTTTATGttctgtgcaaactagttggagccttaggttaaggttttaagttgtctaattcaccccctccccctcttaggctacgagcacccgatcactttcatatACATTTTGTTAGTATATCTAAATATGGGTGGCACACAAGCACGGTCTGATTCAAATTTGCCAAAATTGTTTCATATTGCATGCTAAACGTTGATGCCAAATTAAAGCACTATTATCTGTTGCTGATCTAACCAAAGCTTAGTCTGTTTTATTATCAGATAATGACCAACAAGAAAGGGAATTGAATTTGAAGACCGCAAGCAGTTACACCACCCTATCCCTTAATACTGCTGAAGTTGGTGGCTAAACACAACTGATTAAAGTCAGTCTTACTGCTTTGTACAGCTTCTAGAGAATGATTCCTCAGCTATGAACCTCACTACATTGTTATGGATATAGAACTATACTCTATATATACTTCACTAGTTCCTTTCACAGTTTGATGGTATACTGTTTTTGTCTTTAGAAAAGGAGACGTAAAAGAATAGGTATCCTAGTACTGGAAGTGCTAGCTGCTTCACGGATATCCTGTATGTATGATGCTGGAATTCGTCTACTCGGAATGGTGTGATGTGATGAAGCCACCATGTTGATTTTGCCCAATCGAAACAAAGGCAATCCCCATATTATCTCATGAATGATGTAGATTCCTCCTGGCGCTACCCCATGCCTAACACACAACCCCACGCAAAACCAGGTGGTAGCCGAGGTGCATTACTGATCCCGAATTAGCTCCCTTTTTCCTGATTCGCGCATCACTGACCCTGAATTATTTCCCTCTTTCCTGATCTGTATTTGCTTGTACACTGCTGGTTGTGCTTCAGTCCTCATTCTTAGGTGCATTTTCTCATCTGTGGTTTATAAATCAGAATTCTGAATTTTGGACAGTTAGACATGTTTTATCTCGTCAATGCTTGTTACTAAGAATGGAAGTTTCAGAGTTGTCAGGAAGAAACTAC
The Panicum virgatum strain AP13 chromosome 6N, P.virgatum_v5, whole genome shotgun sequence genome window above contains:
- the LOC120678632 gene encoding probable mediator of RNA polymerase II transcription subunit 26c, whose product is MALRRSKPFLAAFPLIDAAIEAADAGGSLCRDEFRSARARIVELLCDAANDDEKVEGFCEMLDEAMAGSLATLRAVPPEKIALASGDLVGAVGALMKDHPSERVRELARDVVRGWRAGVKAELARARAAMDVLDALSSSTPPPPPVKDDTKTTKKEGKIPEEQPRPRKTPAAITRSHPSTAESKKGAPIASASKARPSANIGVAAVIPAQPKKTPRVIVSSSATEEEKKMEATKRKLHERYQEAENAKRQRKIQWIEPRPPPPGMKKGLMQRNADTARCAAARCLVKSRRLARLG